A single window of Mycolicibacterium aurum DNA harbors:
- a CDS encoding IclR family transcriptional regulator — protein sequence MDGSDNHSSDTRDDGLQVLRRAAAALDEIATAPGRLRLVDVGANLGLAKSTARRLLVALVDVGFAAADEGGRYRLGDRLLGLAGADGTHLAARLHPVIERVALATGETVDLSVLRGGQMWFIDQIESAHRLRAVSAVGERFPLRDTANGKAALALLDDTEIPDVMRAEIAEVRRSGIGYDRDEHTAGISAAGVAVRLGDGQIVAISVPAPTDRFAARESVIVDALRSAAKELS from the coding sequence ATTGACGGCAGTGACAACCACAGCAGCGACACCCGCGATGACGGCCTGCAGGTGTTGCGCCGGGCGGCCGCCGCCCTCGACGAGATCGCGACAGCGCCGGGACGGCTCCGGCTCGTCGACGTGGGCGCCAACCTCGGGCTCGCCAAATCGACCGCTCGCAGGCTGCTCGTCGCGCTGGTGGACGTCGGGTTCGCCGCCGCCGACGAGGGCGGCCGGTACCGGCTGGGTGACCGCCTGCTCGGCTTGGCAGGCGCCGACGGCACACACCTGGCCGCCCGGCTGCACCCGGTGATCGAGCGGGTGGCGCTGGCCACGGGCGAGACGGTGGACCTGTCGGTCCTGCGGGGCGGTCAGATGTGGTTCATCGATCAGATCGAGTCTGCGCACCGCCTGCGCGCCGTCTCCGCAGTCGGCGAGCGATTCCCGCTGCGTGACACCGCCAACGGCAAGGCCGCCCTGGCACTTCTCGACGACACCGAGATACCCGACGTGATGCGGGCCGAGATCGCCGAGGTGCGCCGGAGCGGGATCGGCTACGACCGCGACGAGCACACCGCCGGTATCTCGGCGGCGGGCGTCGCGGTGCGACTGGGAGACGGGCAGATCGTGGCGATCTCGGTACCTGCCCCCACCGACCGCTTCGCCGCGCGCGAGAGCGTCATCGTCGACGCACTACGTTCCGCCGCAAAGGAACTCAGCTGA
- a CDS encoding sigma-70 family RNA polymerase sigma factor, with product MSYPVRRLAFVTVLALDQGNAGDAFLADAQKYRRELLAHCYRMTGSLHDAEDLVQETYLRAWKSYAGFEGKSSVRTWLYRIATNTCLTALDNRKRRPLPSGLGGPAADPNDDITARPEITWLEPLPEAPRDDPSDPSVIAESRESVRLAFIAALQHLSPRQRAVLVLREVLQWKAAEVGEAIGASTAAVNSLLQRARAQLEEIQPTRDDEPAPPESAEAADLLARYVSAFEAYDMDKLVQLFTADAVFEMPPFDTWYQGPADIVTLSKNHCPAEKAGDMRFLTTVTANGQPMAALYMLNPQTGVHEAFQLHVLDVRPAGIAHVVAFKEDDLFAKFGLPATV from the coding sequence TTGTCGTACCCGGTGCGTAGGCTCGCGTTCGTGACCGTCTTGGCTCTTGATCAGGGCAATGCCGGAGACGCTTTTCTCGCCGATGCGCAGAAGTACCGGCGCGAGCTGCTCGCGCACTGCTACCGGATGACGGGTTCGCTGCACGACGCGGAGGACCTGGTCCAGGAGACGTACCTGCGGGCGTGGAAGTCCTACGCCGGCTTCGAAGGCAAATCGTCGGTACGGACGTGGCTGTATCGCATCGCCACCAACACCTGCCTGACGGCGCTGGACAACCGCAAGCGGCGCCCGCTGCCGAGCGGTCTGGGTGGCCCCGCCGCCGATCCCAACGACGACATCACCGCCCGCCCCGAGATCACGTGGCTGGAGCCGCTGCCGGAAGCACCGCGAGACGATCCGTCCGATCCGTCGGTGATCGCCGAATCCCGCGAGTCGGTCCGGTTGGCGTTCATCGCCGCGCTGCAGCATCTGTCTCCTCGACAGCGTGCGGTGCTGGTGCTGCGTGAGGTGCTGCAGTGGAAGGCGGCCGAAGTCGGTGAGGCCATCGGCGCGTCGACCGCGGCGGTCAACAGCCTGCTCCAGCGCGCCAGGGCCCAGCTGGAGGAGATCCAGCCCACGCGCGACGATGAGCCCGCACCGCCCGAGTCTGCCGAAGCCGCCGACCTGCTCGCCCGGTACGTGTCGGCGTTCGAGGCGTACGACATGGACAAGCTGGTCCAGCTGTTCACCGCCGACGCGGTCTTCGAGATGCCGCCGTTCGACACCTGGTACCAGGGCCCCGCCGACATCGTCACCCTGTCCAAGAACCACTGCCCTGCCGAGAAGGCCGGCGACATGCGCTTCCTCACCACCGTGACGGCCAACGGTCAGCCGATGGCCGCCCTGTACATGCTCAACCCGCAGACGGGCGTGCACGAGGCCTTCCAACTCCATGTCCTCGACGTTCGCCCCGCAGGCATCGCCCACGTGGTGGCGTTCAAGGAAGACGACCTGTTCGCGAAGTTCGGCCTGCCGGCCACGGTCTAG
- a CDS encoding O-methyltransferase: MTAPDWVSLDDLFTRVLHSEDDALRAARDAADAAGMPAIEVSAQHAKLLSLLVRMSGARRVLEIGTLAGYSTISLARAVGPDGAVVTLEFDPAHAEVARRNLERAGVAERVEIVVGAALDSLPGLRGEEFDLVFIDADKENNVAYVEWAITLGHPGTVIVVDNIARNGRVLDPRPDDEQAQAVRVMFDMIGAHPRLEAAAIQTVGTKGWDGFAVALVS, encoded by the coding sequence GTGACTGCACCCGACTGGGTTTCGCTCGACGACCTGTTCACCCGTGTCCTGCACAGCGAGGACGACGCACTTCGGGCGGCCAGGGACGCCGCCGACGCTGCCGGGATGCCGGCCATCGAGGTGTCGGCCCAGCACGCCAAGCTGCTGTCGCTGCTGGTCAGGATGTCCGGCGCGCGGCGGGTGCTGGAAATCGGCACTCTCGCCGGCTACAGCACGATCTCGCTGGCCCGCGCCGTCGGGCCGGACGGCGCCGTCGTCACGCTCGAATTCGACCCCGCGCACGCGGAGGTGGCGCGCCGCAACCTCGAGCGGGCCGGAGTGGCCGAGCGGGTGGAGATCGTGGTCGGTGCGGCGCTGGATTCGCTACCCGGCCTGCGGGGTGAGGAATTCGATCTGGTCTTCATCGACGCCGACAAGGAGAACAACGTCGCCTACGTCGAATGGGCGATCACGTTGGGCCACCCGGGAACCGTCATCGTCGTCGACAACATCGCGCGCAACGGCCGCGTGCTCGATCCCCGGCCCGACGACGAACAGGCGCAGGCGGTCCGGGTCATGTTCGACATGATCGGCGCCCATCCGCGGCTCGAGGCGGCGGCCATCCAGACCGTCGGCACCAAGGGGTGGGACGGGTTCGCGGTGGCGCTCGTCAGCTGA
- a CDS encoding pirin family protein — protein sequence MTISQSIVDVRRAGDRAKTKIAWLDSKHSFSFGGHYEPDNTHHGLLLVNNDDIVTPGSGFDTHPHRDMEIVTWVLRGSLVHQDSTGHSGVIYPGLAQRMSAGRGIMHSEKNDSWTLTGEQSHSEPVHFVQMWVVPDESGAAPGYQQLEIDDELLRGRLVTIASGMPEHSDDAAITIRNRYAALHGARLEAGQSVELPEAPYLHLFVPRGEVVLEGAGPLHEGDAVRFTASGGQRVTATEPAEILIWEMHAGLAAA from the coding sequence ATGACCATCAGCCAGAGCATCGTCGATGTTCGGCGCGCCGGTGATCGCGCCAAGACCAAGATCGCGTGGCTGGACTCCAAGCACTCGTTCTCGTTCGGCGGCCATTACGAGCCCGACAACACCCATCACGGCCTGCTGCTGGTCAACAATGACGACATCGTCACGCCGGGCAGTGGCTTTGACACCCACCCGCACCGAGACATGGAGATCGTCACGTGGGTGCTGCGCGGGTCCCTGGTCCACCAGGACTCCACCGGCCACTCGGGCGTCATCTATCCCGGTCTGGCGCAGCGGATGTCGGCCGGACGCGGGATCATGCACTCCGAGAAGAACGATTCCTGGACGCTGACCGGCGAGCAGTCCCACAGTGAGCCGGTGCATTTCGTCCAGATGTGGGTCGTCCCCGACGAATCGGGAGCCGCCCCGGGCTACCAGCAGCTGGAGATCGACGACGAACTTCTGCGCGGCAGGTTGGTGACCATCGCCTCCGGCATGCCCGAGCACAGCGACGACGCCGCGATCACGATCCGCAACCGCTACGCCGCCCTGCACGGTGCACGTCTGGAGGCCGGCCAGAGCGTCGAGTTGCCCGAGGCGCCGTACCTGCACCTGTTCGTCCCCAGGGGTGAGGTGGTCCTCGAGGGCGCCGGCCCGTTGCACGAGGGCGACGCGGTACGGTTCACCGCATCCGGCGGCCAGCGCGTCACCGCCACCGAACCCGCCGAGATCCTCATCTGGGAGATGCATGCCGGACTTGCTGCGGCATAA
- a CDS encoding DAPG hydrolase family protein has translation MSTRAYLGYRGEDGATEYGEFFDPRMAALPAHVVDALHHGPQADQVLLDFEYAATLLDDGPHQTENGYGRLANGGFQVSVHTDMPGVTPQMWDWWFGWHGSDTRRYKLWHPRAHASARWADGGGDGYYVGRTSLIEEYLGSAYAKAAIRFLTPEQMGLPRGRLGGSVAVCARLGSSEVPVDIGWFVHHVRPTAEGAEMRSRFWMGGPYVGARHGNLLANTVVRPVAARALPDPRDLLVHCAQEMNHLAGFLPRLHARFA, from the coding sequence ATGTCCACGCGTGCCTACCTGGGGTATCGCGGCGAGGACGGGGCCACCGAGTACGGCGAGTTCTTCGATCCCCGGATGGCCGCACTGCCTGCGCACGTCGTCGACGCGCTGCACCACGGTCCGCAGGCCGACCAGGTGCTTCTCGACTTCGAGTACGCCGCAACACTTCTCGACGACGGACCGCACCAGACCGAGAACGGATACGGCCGGCTGGCCAACGGTGGCTTCCAGGTATCGGTGCACACGGACATGCCCGGTGTGACACCGCAGATGTGGGACTGGTGGTTCGGCTGGCACGGCAGTGACACGCGGCGCTACAAACTGTGGCACCCCCGGGCTCACGCGTCGGCGCGCTGGGCCGACGGCGGCGGCGACGGGTACTACGTCGGCCGCACCTCGCTGATCGAGGAGTACCTCGGCTCGGCCTACGCGAAGGCCGCGATCCGCTTCCTGACCCCCGAGCAGATGGGGCTTCCGCGCGGTCGGCTGGGCGGTTCGGTCGCGGTGTGTGCGCGGCTGGGATCCTCGGAGGTGCCCGTCGACATCGGCTGGTTCGTCCACCATGTGCGTCCGACGGCCGAGGGCGCCGAGATGCGGTCACGGTTCTGGATGGGCGGACCCTACGTCGGCGCGCGGCACGGAAATCTGTTGGCGAACACCGTCGTTCGGCCGGTCGCCGCGCGTGCGCTGCCCGACCCGCGTGACCTGCTCGTGCATTGCGCCCAGGAGATGAACCATCTGGCCGGGTTCCTGCCCCGGCTACACGCGAGGTTCGCTTAG
- a CDS encoding Lrp/AsnC family transcriptional regulator: MDEIDEAIVELLEVDGRLTHREIARTVGLSRSAAAARVQRLLASGQVIIRGAAHPAVLGRPALAHVSIVVDGPAAPVAAELARRDDVPFLSLTSGQHGLVAEVRSASQRDLHRAVSELRALPGVSGVDTVTYVEVVRDVIGPVGDVTAEIDDTDRALLAALQRDGRASYVDLAALVGLSAAGARRRVVRLIEARLVRIGAVVRHSGQDRQSAMGFGVRLNGDHRDVVAALTGMPSVIFVARTLGRFDVLVTVRAFSAAQLVDVLDAVRALPGVRGLDSWTHLDVVKESYASGLDGVPAMPSMRRSAIASTGR, translated from the coding sequence ATGGACGAGATCGACGAGGCCATCGTGGAACTTCTCGAGGTCGATGGCCGGCTCACCCACCGCGAGATCGCGCGCACCGTCGGGTTGTCCCGGTCAGCAGCCGCCGCGCGGGTCCAGCGACTCCTCGCCAGCGGCCAGGTCATCATCCGCGGCGCCGCCCACCCAGCCGTCCTTGGCCGGCCTGCGCTGGCTCACGTCAGCATCGTCGTGGACGGTCCGGCCGCGCCGGTGGCTGCCGAACTCGCGCGCCGTGACGACGTCCCGTTCCTGTCGCTGACCAGCGGTCAGCACGGGCTCGTCGCCGAGGTGCGGTCCGCGTCGCAGCGCGATCTCCATCGCGCCGTCTCGGAGCTGCGCGCCCTCCCCGGCGTGTCAGGGGTGGACACAGTCACCTACGTCGAGGTGGTCCGAGACGTCATCGGCCCGGTCGGGGACGTCACCGCCGAGATCGACGACACCGACCGCGCCCTGCTGGCGGCGCTGCAGCGCGACGGCCGCGCCTCCTACGTCGACCTCGCGGCCCTGGTCGGGTTGTCCGCTGCCGGGGCTCGCCGGCGGGTGGTGCGGCTGATCGAGGCCAGGCTCGTGCGCATCGGCGCGGTGGTTCGCCACTCGGGTCAGGACCGGCAGAGCGCGATGGGATTCGGGGTCCGGCTGAACGGTGACCACCGCGACGTGGTGGCTGCTCTGACAGGGATGCCGTCGGTGATCTTCGTCGCCCGCACCCTCGGCCGGTTCGACGTGCTGGTCACGGTGCGGGCCTTCTCGGCCGCGCAGCTGGTCGACGTGCTGGACGCGGTGCGGGCGCTGCCCGGGGTGCGGGGGCTGGACAGCTGGACGCACCTCGACGTGGTGAAGGAGAGCTACGCGTCCGGACTGGACGGGGTGCCCGCCATGCCGTCGATGCGGCGCAGCGCGATCGCGAGCACCGGCAGATAG
- a CDS encoding SRPBCC family protein: MWSVSRNVDASADAVWHVLTDLDAWPKWGPTVVGAELDGSGFELGATGRVWTPVGVPLPFVISELDPGRTWAWTVAGVPATRHGVEPRDSGCRVWMSAPVWAPAYLPVLAIALRRIDGMAGTPSSPDA, encoded by the coding sequence ATGTGGAGCGTGAGCAGGAACGTCGATGCGTCGGCGGACGCCGTGTGGCATGTCTTGACGGACCTGGACGCGTGGCCGAAATGGGGACCCACGGTCGTGGGCGCCGAACTCGACGGTTCCGGGTTCGAGCTGGGGGCGACGGGCCGGGTGTGGACGCCGGTGGGTGTGCCGCTGCCCTTCGTGATCTCCGAGCTCGATCCCGGCCGGACGTGGGCGTGGACCGTCGCCGGTGTGCCCGCCACCCGGCACGGTGTGGAGCCGCGCGACAGTGGTTGCCGGGTGTGGATGAGTGCGCCGGTCTGGGCGCCGGCCTATCTGCCGGTGCTCGCGATCGCGCTGCGCCGCATCGACGGCATGGCGGGCACCCCGTCCAGTCCGGACGCGTAG
- a CDS encoding MarR family winged helix-turn-helix transcriptional regulator → MEWLSDEQQLIWRDYLAMVSRLHTAMHRQLQQDCELSLSDYDVLVALSERGAMRINELGDLIGWEQSRLSHQLRRMRGRGLLEREGDGDDRRGATVALTESGLAALQTAAPGHVELVRGVVFDGLTKDEQQAFGIAIAAILDRLRAARG, encoded by the coding sequence ATGGAATGGCTCAGCGACGAGCAGCAGCTGATCTGGCGGGATTACCTCGCCATGGTGAGCCGTCTGCACACCGCGATGCACCGGCAGCTGCAGCAGGACTGTGAGCTGTCGCTCTCTGACTACGACGTGCTGGTCGCATTGTCGGAGCGGGGCGCGATGCGCATCAACGAGTTGGGCGACCTGATCGGGTGGGAGCAGAGCCGGCTCTCACATCAGCTCCGCCGGATGCGGGGGCGCGGGCTGCTGGAGCGAGAAGGTGACGGCGACGACCGTCGCGGGGCCACCGTCGCCCTCACCGAGTCCGGCCTGGCGGCGCTGCAGACCGCCGCGCCGGGTCACGTGGAACTGGTGCGCGGTGTGGTGTTCGACGGCCTCACAAAGGATGAGCAGCAGGCGTTCGGCATCGCCATCGCCGCGATCCTCGACCGTCTCCGGGCCGCCAGGGGCTGA
- a CDS encoding alpha/beta hydrolase, giving the protein MPVSHSERSFDGVGGVRICYDVWTPVTSTFPAPRGVVVVAHGFGEHARRYDHVAARFGEAGLVTYALDHRGHGRSGGKRVYLRDITEYTGDFHTLVGIARSEHPELKLTVLGHSMGGGIVFAYGVEHPDDYDAMVLSGPAVDAQDSVPPVKLLMAKVLGRLAPGLPVEDLPADAVSRDPQVVSAYENDPLVHHGKLPAGIGRALIGVGETMPQRAPAITAPLLVVHGDHDRLIPVRGSERLVDCIGSADVHLKVYPGLYHEVFNEPEKALVLDDVTSWIESKL; this is encoded by the coding sequence ATGCCCGTGTCCCACTCCGAACGCAGTTTCGACGGCGTCGGCGGCGTCCGGATCTGCTACGACGTCTGGACCCCTGTCACCTCGACGTTCCCGGCGCCCCGCGGGGTGGTCGTCGTCGCCCACGGCTTCGGCGAACATGCCCGGCGGTACGACCACGTCGCCGCCCGGTTCGGTGAGGCCGGGCTGGTCACCTACGCACTCGATCACCGAGGGCACGGCCGCTCCGGCGGCAAGCGCGTCTACCTGCGTGACATCACCGAATACACCGGGGACTTCCACACACTCGTCGGTATCGCCAGATCCGAGCATCCCGAGCTGAAGCTGACCGTGCTGGGACACAGCATGGGTGGCGGCATCGTGTTCGCCTACGGTGTCGAGCACCCGGACGACTACGACGCGATGGTGCTGTCCGGGCCCGCGGTGGACGCCCAGGATTCCGTGCCGCCGGTGAAGCTGCTGATGGCCAAGGTGCTGGGGCGGCTCGCCCCCGGACTGCCCGTCGAGGATCTGCCCGCGGATGCGGTCTCGCGTGACCCGCAGGTCGTCTCCGCCTACGAGAACGACCCACTGGTGCACCACGGCAAGCTGCCCGCGGGCATCGGGAGAGCCCTGATCGGCGTGGGCGAGACGATGCCGCAGCGAGCGCCCGCCATCACGGCGCCCTTGCTGGTGGTGCACGGCGACCACGACAGGCTGATCCCGGTGAGGGGCAGTGAGCGGCTGGTGGACTGCATCGGATCCGCCGATGTGCATCTGAAGGTGTACCCGGGCCTGTACCACGAGGTGTTCAACGAACCCGAGAAGGCGCTGGTGCTCGACGACGTCACCTCGTGGATCGAGTCGAAGCTGTGA
- a CDS encoding dienelactone hydrolase family protein: MLVTGCSSGGQSGGDQPTWTDEDVTFDADGLTLHGTYRFRSDDQPAPAALLISESGATDRNGDNQVAGPIGNMRQLAELLSDRGVASLRYDKVGTGRTGLGPFQNKPADVVSGVYTSGARAAVRFLAGRPATDPARISVYALGEGTVHALALAGDTGPDAPKVHSLGLFAPLPGRYLDIITNRVTADGSPETIAKWRAAVEQIRTRGTVPELPDGLNSIVNPGNVGAVVEADKVDPVALAAAVPAGTPVLLTCSDSDSQARCDAMKPLVDALAHTALTVVELKGVNHVLRDDPTDNIANYASQDPLSPQVVDALDTFVDK; encoded by the coding sequence ATGCTGGTGACGGGATGTTCGTCGGGCGGACAGTCGGGCGGGGACCAGCCGACGTGGACCGACGAGGATGTGACGTTCGACGCCGACGGTCTGACCCTGCACGGCACCTACCGGTTCCGCTCCGACGATCAACCCGCGCCGGCCGCGTTGTTGATCTCCGAGAGCGGGGCCACCGACCGCAACGGCGACAATCAGGTCGCGGGCCCGATCGGCAACATGCGCCAGCTCGCCGAACTGCTGTCCGATCGCGGCGTCGCGAGCCTGCGCTACGACAAGGTCGGGACCGGCCGGACAGGGCTCGGCCCCTTCCAGAACAAGCCTGCCGACGTCGTCAGCGGCGTCTACACCTCCGGTGCCAGGGCGGCGGTGCGGTTCCTGGCCGGCCGCCCCGCCACCGACCCGGCCCGGATCTCGGTGTACGCCCTCGGGGAGGGCACCGTCCACGCGCTGGCCTTGGCCGGCGACACCGGTCCTGATGCGCCGAAGGTGCACTCGCTCGGCCTGTTTGCGCCGTTGCCGGGACGCTACCTCGACATCATCACCAACCGGGTGACGGCCGACGGCTCGCCGGAGACGATCGCGAAATGGCGGGCCGCGGTGGAACAGATCCGGACCAGGGGAACAGTGCCCGAACTTCCCGACGGGCTGAATTCGATCGTCAACCCGGGCAACGTCGGGGCCGTCGTCGAGGCGGACAAGGTGGACCCGGTGGCCCTGGCCGCCGCGGTCCCTGCCGGCACTCCGGTGCTGTTGACGTGTTCGGATTCCGACAGCCAGGCCCGGTGCGATGCGATGAAGCCCTTGGTCGACGCGCTCGCGCACACCGCGTTGACGGTGGTCGAACTCAAGGGCGTCAACCACGTGTTGCGCGACGACCCGACCGACAACATCGCCAACTACGCCTCCCAGGATCCACTCTCGCCCCAGGTGGTGGACGCGCTGGACACCTTCGTCGACAAGTAG
- a CDS encoding TIGR04338 family metallohydrolase: MFDRAAERGDPVVEFFGTRLTLPPEARFGSVESVQTYVDDVLAHPVVRERWPATPPMRVRSRRGATAAHYERAGGQGRSDAGTIAVPEDRSGWALRELVVLHEIAHHLSDTGPPHGPEFVATFCELAAAVMGAEVAFVLRMVYAKEGVR, translated from the coding sequence ATGTTCGACCGCGCGGCCGAGCGTGGCGACCCGGTGGTGGAGTTCTTCGGAACCCGGCTGACGCTGCCTCCGGAGGCCCGGTTCGGTTCGGTGGAGTCCGTGCAGACCTACGTCGACGACGTGCTGGCCCATCCCGTGGTGCGCGAGCGGTGGCCCGCGACGCCGCCGATGCGGGTGCGGTCGCGTCGGGGCGCCACCGCGGCGCACTACGAACGTGCCGGCGGTCAGGGGCGAAGCGACGCGGGCACCATCGCGGTGCCGGAGGACCGGTCCGGGTGGGCGCTGCGGGAACTGGTGGTGCTGCACGAGATCGCTCATCACCTCAGCGACACCGGTCCGCCGCACGGACCGGAATTCGTCGCCACGTTCTGCGAGCTGGCAGCGGCGGTGATGGGCGCGGAGGTGGCCTTCGTGTTGAGAATGGTCTACGCGAAGGAGGGTGTGCGGTAA
- a CDS encoding FAD-binding oxidoreductase, whose product MDLPHRHFFRGDDGYEQARAQTVWNARTPQRYPEVVVQAADADDVVATVRYAAKRDLQIGVRSGGHSWAGNHVRDGGVLLDLHGLDHCTIDAEAGTAIVGPGMGGSVLAGMLWDQGLFFPVGHCKGVCIGGYLLQGGYGWNSRVLGPACESVIGLDVVTGDGERLYIDAENHPDLYWAARGSGPGFFAVVTAFHLKLYRRPPVCGSSLYVYPTELAEEIFPWARSISAEVDRRVEFQMVTSRAVPGAGLESPGIVMASPVFAETEHEATAALALLETCPVRDRALVAVPYAPTDLDTWYAGVMSNYPTGYRYATDNMWTSASADDLMPAITRILETMPPHPAHFLWLNWGPSPQRQDMAYSLEDEIYLALYGVWQDAGDDDIYGDWARSNMAAMEHLQSGIQLADENLGRRPAPFATADAMAKLDRVRAEYDPSGRFHSWMGRV is encoded by the coding sequence ATGGATCTCCCGCACAGACACTTCTTCCGCGGTGACGACGGCTACGAGCAGGCACGTGCGCAAACCGTGTGGAACGCGCGCACACCGCAGCGCTACCCCGAGGTCGTCGTCCAGGCCGCCGACGCCGACGACGTGGTGGCCACCGTCCGGTATGCCGCCAAGCGCGATCTGCAGATCGGAGTCCGATCAGGCGGTCACAGCTGGGCCGGAAATCACGTCCGCGACGGCGGCGTGCTGCTCGACCTGCACGGCCTGGACCACTGCACCATCGATGCCGAGGCGGGAACCGCGATTGTCGGACCCGGCATGGGCGGCAGTGTGCTGGCCGGCATGCTCTGGGACCAGGGCCTGTTCTTCCCCGTCGGCCACTGCAAAGGCGTGTGCATCGGCGGCTACCTGCTGCAGGGCGGCTACGGCTGGAACAGCCGGGTGCTCGGACCGGCGTGCGAGAGCGTCATCGGCCTCGACGTCGTGACCGGCGACGGTGAACGCCTCTACATCGACGCCGAGAACCACCCCGATCTCTATTGGGCGGCACGAGGTTCCGGACCGGGCTTCTTCGCCGTCGTCACCGCGTTCCACCTCAAGCTCTATCGGCGTCCACCGGTGTGCGGTAGCAGCCTGTACGTGTACCCCACGGAGCTGGCCGAGGAGATCTTCCCGTGGGCGCGCTCCATCAGCGCCGAGGTGGACCGGCGGGTGGAGTTCCAGATGGTCACCTCGCGTGCGGTACCCGGTGCGGGCCTGGAATCCCCGGGCATCGTGATGGCGTCACCGGTGTTCGCCGAGACCGAGCATGAGGCCACCGCGGCGCTGGCGCTGCTGGAGACGTGCCCGGTGCGGGACCGGGCGCTGGTCGCGGTGCCGTACGCGCCCACCGATCTCGATACCTGGTACGCGGGGGTGATGAGCAACTATCCGACCGGGTACCGCTACGCCACCGACAACATGTGGACCAGTGCCTCGGCCGACGACCTGATGCCCGCGATCACCCGCATTCTGGAGACGATGCCGCCGCACCCCGCCCACTTCCTGTGGCTCAACTGGGGTCCGTCGCCCCAGCGGCAGGACATGGCCTACAGCCTCGAGGACGAGATCTACCTTGCCCTCTACGGGGTGTGGCAGGACGCGGGCGACGACGACATCTACGGCGACTGGGCCCGATCCAACATGGCCGCGATGGAACACCTGCAGAGCGGCATCCAGCTCGCCGACGAGAACTTGGGCCGGCGTCCCGCCCCCTTCGCCACGGCCGACGCGATGGCCAAGCTCGACCGCGTTCGTGCCGAGTACGACCCGAGCGGTCGCTTTCACAGCTGGATGGGGCGGGTCTGA
- a CDS encoding DUF2786 domain-containing protein, whose product MSTDEKMLARIAALLRQAEGTDNPHEAEAFMAAAQRLATATSIDLAVARSHSDTRTKGQTPVQRTITIGEPGARGLRTYVQLFVVIAAANDVKCDVASNSTFVYAYGFAEDIDTSHALYTSLVMQMVRASKDYIASGAHKPTPTITARLNFQLAFGARVGQRLSDARDQAQREAKSGPASIPGTAIALRNKDLELKDYYRQASKARGTWRATSATAGYSSAARRAGDRAGMRARLGGNPELAGARSALKR is encoded by the coding sequence ATGAGTACCGACGAGAAGATGCTGGCCCGCATCGCCGCGCTGCTGCGCCAGGCCGAGGGCACCGACAACCCGCACGAAGCCGAGGCGTTCATGGCCGCCGCGCAGCGGCTGGCCACCGCCACGTCGATCGACCTCGCGGTCGCCCGCAGCCACAGCGACACCCGCACCAAGGGTCAGACGCCGGTGCAGCGCACCATCACCATCGGCGAGCCGGGCGCCAGGGGGCTGCGCACCTACGTCCAGCTGTTCGTGGTGATCGCGGCCGCCAACGACGTCAAATGCGACGTCGCGTCGAACTCGACGTTCGTGTACGCCTACGGCTTCGCCGAGGACATCGACACCAGCCATGCGCTGTACACCAGCCTGGTCATGCAGATGGTGCGGGCGTCCAAGGACTACATCGCCTCCGGCGCCCACAAGCCGACGCCGACCATCACCGCGCGCCTGAACTTCCAGCTGGCATTCGGGGCCAGGGTCGGCCAGCGGCTCTCCGATGCGCGCGATCAGGCGCAGCGCGAAGCCAAGAGCGGTCCGGCGAGCATCCCGGGCACGGCGATCGCGTTGCGTAACAAAGACCTTGAGCTCAAGGATTACTACCGCCAGGCGTCCAAGGCGCGCGGCACGTGGCGAGCGACGAGCGCTACCGCAGGGTACTCGTCGGCGGCGCGCCGGGCGGGTGACCGGGCCGGTATGCGGGCCCGGCTGGGTGGCAATCCGGAGCTGGCGGGGGCGCGGTCGGCCCTGAAGAGGTGA